A window of the Lagenorhynchus albirostris chromosome 1, mLagAlb1.1, whole genome shotgun sequence genome harbors these coding sequences:
- the POLE2 gene encoding DNA polymerase epsilon subunit 2 isoform X3, whose protein sequence is MAPERLRSRALSAFKLRGLLLRGEAIKYLTEALQSINEVELEDALEKIIDAVEKQPLSSNMIERSVVEAAVQECSQSVDETVEHIFNIIGAFDIPRLVYNSERKKFLPLFMTNHPAPNLFGTARDKAELFRERYTILHQRTHRHELFTPPVIGSHPDESGSKFQLKTVETLLGSTTKIGDVIILGMITQLKEGKFFLEDPTGTVQLDLSKAQFHSGLYTESCFVLAEGWFEDQVFHVNAFGFPPTEPSSTTRAYYGNINFFGGPSNTSVKTSAKLKQLEDENKDAMFVFISDVWLDQVEVLEKLHTMFSGYSPAPPTCFILCGNFSSVPYGKNQVQALKDSLKTLADIICEYPNIHQSSRFVFVPGPADPGFGSILPRPPFAESITNEFRQRVPFSVFTTNPCRIQYCTQEIIVFREDLVNKMCRNCVRFPSSNLDIPNHFVKTILSQGHLTPLPLYVCPVYWAYDYALRVYPVPDLLVIADKYDPFTLTNTECLCINPGSFPRSGFSFKVFYPSSKIVEDSKLQGF, encoded by the exons TGAAGCTATTAAGTACCTCACAGAAGCTCTTCAGTCTATCAACGAAGTAGAGCTTGAAGATGCACTGGAAAAGATCATTGATGCAGTTGAAAAGCAACCCT TGTCATCAAACATGATTGAACGGTCCGTAGTGGAAGCAGCAGTCCAGGAGTGCAGTCAGTCAGTAGATGAAACTGT AGAACATATTTTCAATATCATAGGAGCATTTGATATCCCACGCCTTGTGtacaattcagaaagaaaaaaatttcttcc TTTATTTATGACCAACCACCCTGCACCAAATTTATTTGGAACAGCAAGAGATAAAGCAGAGCTGTTTCGTGAACGATACACAATTTTGCACCAG agGACCCACAGACATGAATTATTTACTCCTCCAGTGATAGGTTCTCACCCTGATGAAAGCGGAAGCAAATTCCAG ctTAAGACAGTAGAAACCCTATTGGGCAGTACAACCAAGATCGGAGATGTGATTATTCTTGGAATGATAACCCAGTTAAAAGAG ggaAAATTTTTTCTGGAAGATCCGACAGGAACAGTACAACTGGATCTTAGTAAAGCT CAGTTCCATAGCGGTTTATACACAGAGTCATGCTTTGTCTTAGCAGAGG GTTGGTTTGAAGATCAGGTATTTCATGTCAATGCCTTTGGATTTCCACCCACTGAACCCTCTAGTACTA CTAGGGCATACTatggaaatattaatttttttggagggcCTTCTAATACATCTGTGAAGACTTCTGCAAAACTAAAACAACTAGAGGATGAGAATAAAGATGCCATGTTTGTGTTTATATCTGATGTTTGGTTGGACCAAGTAGAAGTATTGGAAAAACTTCACACCATGTTTTCTG gtTATTCACCAGCACCTCCAACCTGCTTTATTCTGTGTGGCAATTTTTCATCTGTACCCTATGGAAAAAATCAGGTTCAAGCTTTGAAAG attccCTAAAGACTTTGGCAGATATAATATGTGAATACCCAAATATTCACCAAAG TAGTCGATTTGTGTTTGTACCTGGTCCAGCGGATCCTGGATTTGGTTCCATCTTACCAAG GCCACCATTTGCTGAAAGCATCACTAATGAATTCAGACAAAGAGTACCATTTTCAGTTTTTACTACTAATCCTTGCAG aattcagTATTGTACACAAGAAATTATTGTCTTTCGTGAAGACTTAGTGAATAAAATGTGCAGAAACTGTGTCCGTTTTCCCAGTAGCAATTTGGATATTCCTAATCAT TTTGTAAAGACTATCTTATCCCAAGGACACCTGACTCCTCTCCCTCTTTATGTCTGCCCGGTGTATTGGGCGTATGACTATGCTCTGAGAGTGTACCCTGTGCCTGACCTACTTGTCATCGCAGACAAATATGATCCTTTTACTTTGACCAATACCGAATGCCTCTGCATAAACCCT GGCTCTTTTCCAAGAAGTGGATTTTCATTCAAAGTTTTTTATCCTTCCAGTAAGATAGTAGAAGATAG caaACTCCAAGGGTTTTGA
- the POLE2 gene encoding DNA polymerase epsilon subunit 2 isoform X5: MAPERLRSRALSAFKLRGLLLRGEAIKYLTEALQSINEVELEDALEKIIDAVEKQPLSSNMIERSVVEAAVQECSQSVDETVEHIFNIIGAFDIPRLVYNSERKKFLPLFMTNHPAPNLFGTARDKAELFRERYTILHQRTHRHELFTPPVIGSHPDESGSKFQLKTVETLLGSTTKIGDVIILGMITQLKEGKFFLEDPTGTVQLDLSKAQFHSGLYTESCFVLAEGWFEDQVFHVNAFGFPPTEPSSTTRAYYGNINFFGGPSNTSVKTSAKLKQLEDENKDAMFVFISDVWLDQVEVLEKLHTMFSGYSPAPPTCFILCGNFSSVPYGKNQVQALKDSLKTLADIICEYPNIHQSRFVFVPGPADPGFGSILPRPPFAESITNEFRQRVPFSVFTTNPCRIQYCTQEIIVFREDLVNKMCRNCVRFPSSNLDIPNHFVKTILSQGHLTPLPLYVCPVYWAYDYALRVYPVPDLLVIADKYDPFTLTNTECLCINPGSFPRSGFSFKVFYPSSKIVEDSKLQGF, encoded by the exons TGAAGCTATTAAGTACCTCACAGAAGCTCTTCAGTCTATCAACGAAGTAGAGCTTGAAGATGCACTGGAAAAGATCATTGATGCAGTTGAAAAGCAACCCT TGTCATCAAACATGATTGAACGGTCCGTAGTGGAAGCAGCAGTCCAGGAGTGCAGTCAGTCAGTAGATGAAACTGT AGAACATATTTTCAATATCATAGGAGCATTTGATATCCCACGCCTTGTGtacaattcagaaagaaaaaaatttcttcc TTTATTTATGACCAACCACCCTGCACCAAATTTATTTGGAACAGCAAGAGATAAAGCAGAGCTGTTTCGTGAACGATACACAATTTTGCACCAG agGACCCACAGACATGAATTATTTACTCCTCCAGTGATAGGTTCTCACCCTGATGAAAGCGGAAGCAAATTCCAG ctTAAGACAGTAGAAACCCTATTGGGCAGTACAACCAAGATCGGAGATGTGATTATTCTTGGAATGATAACCCAGTTAAAAGAG ggaAAATTTTTTCTGGAAGATCCGACAGGAACAGTACAACTGGATCTTAGTAAAGCT CAGTTCCATAGCGGTTTATACACAGAGTCATGCTTTGTCTTAGCAGAGG GTTGGTTTGAAGATCAGGTATTTCATGTCAATGCCTTTGGATTTCCACCCACTGAACCCTCTAGTACTA CTAGGGCATACTatggaaatattaatttttttggagggcCTTCTAATACATCTGTGAAGACTTCTGCAAAACTAAAACAACTAGAGGATGAGAATAAAGATGCCATGTTTGTGTTTATATCTGATGTTTGGTTGGACCAAGTAGAAGTATTGGAAAAACTTCACACCATGTTTTCTG gtTATTCACCAGCACCTCCAACCTGCTTTATTCTGTGTGGCAATTTTTCATCTGTACCCTATGGAAAAAATCAGGTTCAAGCTTTGAAAG attccCTAAAGACTTTGGCAGATATAATATGTGAATACCCAAATATTCACCAAAG TCGATTTGTGTTTGTACCTGGTCCAGCGGATCCTGGATTTGGTTCCATCTTACCAAG GCCACCATTTGCTGAAAGCATCACTAATGAATTCAGACAAAGAGTACCATTTTCAGTTTTTACTACTAATCCTTGCAG aattcagTATTGTACACAAGAAATTATTGTCTTTCGTGAAGACTTAGTGAATAAAATGTGCAGAAACTGTGTCCGTTTTCCCAGTAGCAATTTGGATATTCCTAATCAT TTTGTAAAGACTATCTTATCCCAAGGACACCTGACTCCTCTCCCTCTTTATGTCTGCCCGGTGTATTGGGCGTATGACTATGCTCTGAGAGTGTACCCTGTGCCTGACCTACTTGTCATCGCAGACAAATATGATCCTTTTACTTTGACCAATACCGAATGCCTCTGCATAAACCCT GGCTCTTTTCCAAGAAGTGGATTTTCATTCAAAGTTTTTTATCCTTCCAGTAAGATAGTAGAAGATAG caaACTCCAAGGGTTTTGA
- the POLE2 gene encoding DNA polymerase epsilon subunit 2 isoform X1: MLYNLWALLAFPILDHVLFPRENSWRVKNEAIKYLTEALQSINEVELEDALEKIIDAVEKQPLSSNMIERSVVEAAVQECSQSVDETVEHIFNIIGAFDIPRLVYNSERKKFLPLFMTNHPAPNLFGTARDKAELFRERYTILHQRTHRHELFTPPVIGSHPDESGSKFQLKTVETLLGSTTKIGDVIILGMITQLKEGKFFLEDPTGTVQLDLSKAQFHSGLYTESCFVLAEGWFEDQVFHVNAFGFPPTEPSSTTRAYYGNINFFGGPSNTSVKTSAKLKQLEDENKDAMFVFISDVWLDQVEVLEKLHTMFSGYSPAPPTCFILCGNFSSVPYGKNQVQALKDSLKTLADIICEYPNIHQSSRFVFVPGPADPGFGSILPRPPFAESITNEFRQRVPFSVFTTNPCRIQYCTQEIIVFREDLVNKMCRNCVRFPSSNLDIPNHFVKTILSQGHLTPLPLYVCPVYWAYDYALRVYPVPDLLVIADKYDPFTLTNTECLCINPGSFPRSGFSFKVFYPSSKIVEDSKLQGF; the protein is encoded by the exons TGAAGCTATTAAGTACCTCACAGAAGCTCTTCAGTCTATCAACGAAGTAGAGCTTGAAGATGCACTGGAAAAGATCATTGATGCAGTTGAAAAGCAACCCT TGTCATCAAACATGATTGAACGGTCCGTAGTGGAAGCAGCAGTCCAGGAGTGCAGTCAGTCAGTAGATGAAACTGT AGAACATATTTTCAATATCATAGGAGCATTTGATATCCCACGCCTTGTGtacaattcagaaagaaaaaaatttcttcc TTTATTTATGACCAACCACCCTGCACCAAATTTATTTGGAACAGCAAGAGATAAAGCAGAGCTGTTTCGTGAACGATACACAATTTTGCACCAG agGACCCACAGACATGAATTATTTACTCCTCCAGTGATAGGTTCTCACCCTGATGAAAGCGGAAGCAAATTCCAG ctTAAGACAGTAGAAACCCTATTGGGCAGTACAACCAAGATCGGAGATGTGATTATTCTTGGAATGATAACCCAGTTAAAAGAG ggaAAATTTTTTCTGGAAGATCCGACAGGAACAGTACAACTGGATCTTAGTAAAGCT CAGTTCCATAGCGGTTTATACACAGAGTCATGCTTTGTCTTAGCAGAGG GTTGGTTTGAAGATCAGGTATTTCATGTCAATGCCTTTGGATTTCCACCCACTGAACCCTCTAGTACTA CTAGGGCATACTatggaaatattaatttttttggagggcCTTCTAATACATCTGTGAAGACTTCTGCAAAACTAAAACAACTAGAGGATGAGAATAAAGATGCCATGTTTGTGTTTATATCTGATGTTTGGTTGGACCAAGTAGAAGTATTGGAAAAACTTCACACCATGTTTTCTG gtTATTCACCAGCACCTCCAACCTGCTTTATTCTGTGTGGCAATTTTTCATCTGTACCCTATGGAAAAAATCAGGTTCAAGCTTTGAAAG attccCTAAAGACTTTGGCAGATATAATATGTGAATACCCAAATATTCACCAAAG TAGTCGATTTGTGTTTGTACCTGGTCCAGCGGATCCTGGATTTGGTTCCATCTTACCAAG GCCACCATTTGCTGAAAGCATCACTAATGAATTCAGACAAAGAGTACCATTTTCAGTTTTTACTACTAATCCTTGCAG aattcagTATTGTACACAAGAAATTATTGTCTTTCGTGAAGACTTAGTGAATAAAATGTGCAGAAACTGTGTCCGTTTTCCCAGTAGCAATTTGGATATTCCTAATCAT TTTGTAAAGACTATCTTATCCCAAGGACACCTGACTCCTCTCCCTCTTTATGTCTGCCCGGTGTATTGGGCGTATGACTATGCTCTGAGAGTGTACCCTGTGCCTGACCTACTTGTCATCGCAGACAAATATGATCCTTTTACTTTGACCAATACCGAATGCCTCTGCATAAACCCT GGCTCTTTTCCAAGAAGTGGATTTTCATTCAAAGTTTTTTATCCTTCCAGTAAGATAGTAGAAGATAG caaACTCCAAGGGTTTTGA
- the POLE2 gene encoding DNA polymerase epsilon subunit 2 isoform X4 codes for MLYNLWALLAFPILDHVLFPRENSWRVKNEAIKYLTEALQSINEVELEDALEKIIDAVEKQPLSSNMIERSVVEAAVQECSQSVDETVEHIFNIIGAFDIPRLVYNSERKKFLPLFMTNHPAPNLFGTARDKAELFRERYTILHQRTHRHELFTPPVIGSHPDESGSKFQLKTVETLLGSTTKIGDVIILGMITQLKEGKFFLEDPTGTVQLDLSKAQFHSGLYTESCFVLAEGWFEDQVFHVNAFGFPPTEPSSTTRAYYGNINFFGGPSNTSVKTSAKLKQLEDENKDAMFVFISDVWLDQVEVLEKLHTMFSGYSPAPPTCFILCGNFSSVPYGKNQVQALKDSLKTLADIICEYPNIHQSSRFVFVPGPADPGFGSILPRPPFAESITNEFRQRVPFSVFTTNPCRIQYCTQEIIVFREDLVNKMCRNCVRFPSSNLDIPNHFVKTILSQGHLTPLPLYVCPVYWAYDYALRVYPVPDLLVIADKYDPFTLTNTECLCINPQTPRVLRSLKTI; via the exons TGAAGCTATTAAGTACCTCACAGAAGCTCTTCAGTCTATCAACGAAGTAGAGCTTGAAGATGCACTGGAAAAGATCATTGATGCAGTTGAAAAGCAACCCT TGTCATCAAACATGATTGAACGGTCCGTAGTGGAAGCAGCAGTCCAGGAGTGCAGTCAGTCAGTAGATGAAACTGT AGAACATATTTTCAATATCATAGGAGCATTTGATATCCCACGCCTTGTGtacaattcagaaagaaaaaaatttcttcc TTTATTTATGACCAACCACCCTGCACCAAATTTATTTGGAACAGCAAGAGATAAAGCAGAGCTGTTTCGTGAACGATACACAATTTTGCACCAG agGACCCACAGACATGAATTATTTACTCCTCCAGTGATAGGTTCTCACCCTGATGAAAGCGGAAGCAAATTCCAG ctTAAGACAGTAGAAACCCTATTGGGCAGTACAACCAAGATCGGAGATGTGATTATTCTTGGAATGATAACCCAGTTAAAAGAG ggaAAATTTTTTCTGGAAGATCCGACAGGAACAGTACAACTGGATCTTAGTAAAGCT CAGTTCCATAGCGGTTTATACACAGAGTCATGCTTTGTCTTAGCAGAGG GTTGGTTTGAAGATCAGGTATTTCATGTCAATGCCTTTGGATTTCCACCCACTGAACCCTCTAGTACTA CTAGGGCATACTatggaaatattaatttttttggagggcCTTCTAATACATCTGTGAAGACTTCTGCAAAACTAAAACAACTAGAGGATGAGAATAAAGATGCCATGTTTGTGTTTATATCTGATGTTTGGTTGGACCAAGTAGAAGTATTGGAAAAACTTCACACCATGTTTTCTG gtTATTCACCAGCACCTCCAACCTGCTTTATTCTGTGTGGCAATTTTTCATCTGTACCCTATGGAAAAAATCAGGTTCAAGCTTTGAAAG attccCTAAAGACTTTGGCAGATATAATATGTGAATACCCAAATATTCACCAAAG TAGTCGATTTGTGTTTGTACCTGGTCCAGCGGATCCTGGATTTGGTTCCATCTTACCAAG GCCACCATTTGCTGAAAGCATCACTAATGAATTCAGACAAAGAGTACCATTTTCAGTTTTTACTACTAATCCTTGCAG aattcagTATTGTACACAAGAAATTATTGTCTTTCGTGAAGACTTAGTGAATAAAATGTGCAGAAACTGTGTCCGTTTTCCCAGTAGCAATTTGGATATTCCTAATCAT TTTGTAAAGACTATCTTATCCCAAGGACACCTGACTCCTCTCCCTCTTTATGTCTGCCCGGTGTATTGGGCGTATGACTATGCTCTGAGAGTGTACCCTGTGCCTGACCTACTTGTCATCGCAGACAAATATGATCCTTTTACTTTGACCAATACCGAATGCCTCTGCATAAACCCT caaACTCCAAGGGTTTTGAGATCCTTAAAGACCATCTGA
- the POLE2 gene encoding DNA polymerase epsilon subunit 2 isoform X2: MLYNLWALLAFPILDHVLFPRENSWRVKNEAIKYLTEALQSINEVELEDALEKIIDAVEKQPLSSNMIERSVVEAAVQECSQSVDETVEHIFNIIGAFDIPRLVYNSERKKFLPLFMTNHPAPNLFGTARDKAELFRERYTILHQRTHRHELFTPPVIGSHPDESGSKFQLKTVETLLGSTTKIGDVIILGMITQLKEGKFFLEDPTGTVQLDLSKAQFHSGLYTESCFVLAEGWFEDQVFHVNAFGFPPTEPSSTTRAYYGNINFFGGPSNTSVKTSAKLKQLEDENKDAMFVFISDVWLDQVEVLEKLHTMFSGYSPAPPTCFILCGNFSSVPYGKNQVQALKDSLKTLADIICEYPNIHQSRFVFVPGPADPGFGSILPRPPFAESITNEFRQRVPFSVFTTNPCRIQYCTQEIIVFREDLVNKMCRNCVRFPSSNLDIPNHFVKTILSQGHLTPLPLYVCPVYWAYDYALRVYPVPDLLVIADKYDPFTLTNTECLCINPGSFPRSGFSFKVFYPSSKIVEDSKLQGF; this comes from the exons TGAAGCTATTAAGTACCTCACAGAAGCTCTTCAGTCTATCAACGAAGTAGAGCTTGAAGATGCACTGGAAAAGATCATTGATGCAGTTGAAAAGCAACCCT TGTCATCAAACATGATTGAACGGTCCGTAGTGGAAGCAGCAGTCCAGGAGTGCAGTCAGTCAGTAGATGAAACTGT AGAACATATTTTCAATATCATAGGAGCATTTGATATCCCACGCCTTGTGtacaattcagaaagaaaaaaatttcttcc TTTATTTATGACCAACCACCCTGCACCAAATTTATTTGGAACAGCAAGAGATAAAGCAGAGCTGTTTCGTGAACGATACACAATTTTGCACCAG agGACCCACAGACATGAATTATTTACTCCTCCAGTGATAGGTTCTCACCCTGATGAAAGCGGAAGCAAATTCCAG ctTAAGACAGTAGAAACCCTATTGGGCAGTACAACCAAGATCGGAGATGTGATTATTCTTGGAATGATAACCCAGTTAAAAGAG ggaAAATTTTTTCTGGAAGATCCGACAGGAACAGTACAACTGGATCTTAGTAAAGCT CAGTTCCATAGCGGTTTATACACAGAGTCATGCTTTGTCTTAGCAGAGG GTTGGTTTGAAGATCAGGTATTTCATGTCAATGCCTTTGGATTTCCACCCACTGAACCCTCTAGTACTA CTAGGGCATACTatggaaatattaatttttttggagggcCTTCTAATACATCTGTGAAGACTTCTGCAAAACTAAAACAACTAGAGGATGAGAATAAAGATGCCATGTTTGTGTTTATATCTGATGTTTGGTTGGACCAAGTAGAAGTATTGGAAAAACTTCACACCATGTTTTCTG gtTATTCACCAGCACCTCCAACCTGCTTTATTCTGTGTGGCAATTTTTCATCTGTACCCTATGGAAAAAATCAGGTTCAAGCTTTGAAAG attccCTAAAGACTTTGGCAGATATAATATGTGAATACCCAAATATTCACCAAAG TCGATTTGTGTTTGTACCTGGTCCAGCGGATCCTGGATTTGGTTCCATCTTACCAAG GCCACCATTTGCTGAAAGCATCACTAATGAATTCAGACAAAGAGTACCATTTTCAGTTTTTACTACTAATCCTTGCAG aattcagTATTGTACACAAGAAATTATTGTCTTTCGTGAAGACTTAGTGAATAAAATGTGCAGAAACTGTGTCCGTTTTCCCAGTAGCAATTTGGATATTCCTAATCAT TTTGTAAAGACTATCTTATCCCAAGGACACCTGACTCCTCTCCCTCTTTATGTCTGCCCGGTGTATTGGGCGTATGACTATGCTCTGAGAGTGTACCCTGTGCCTGACCTACTTGTCATCGCAGACAAATATGATCCTTTTACTTTGACCAATACCGAATGCCTCTGCATAAACCCT GGCTCTTTTCCAAGAAGTGGATTTTCATTCAAAGTTTTTTATCCTTCCAGTAAGATAGTAGAAGATAG caaACTCCAAGGGTTTTGA